A single window of Salminus brasiliensis chromosome 18, fSalBra1.hap2, whole genome shotgun sequence DNA harbors:
- the agpat2 gene encoding 1-acyl-sn-glycerol-3-phosphate acyltransferase beta, translated as MEALWMLLLLVVPVLCLTSSTFVFYFKKFFYVAYMMLLAMIAIPLCVLKSGGRDVENMRIIRFLVRHVKYFLGLRFEVSGWEHLQTEGPYVIISNHQSSLDVLGMMEVLPDRCSTIAKKELLWAGTVGLVCWLGGIVFINRKKTSDAKSVMEDAAKTMLHDQIRLWVFPEGTRNQKGDILPFKKGAFHLAVQAQAPIIPMVFSSYSNFYLRKEKEFKSGTITLKILPKIDTKGLTSADVSSLCDRSYALMRSTFLEISGQPPQSNGPSNH; from the exons ATGGAGGCTTTatggatgctgctgctgctggtggtccCGGTGCTGTGTCTGACCAGCAGCACCTTCGTCTTCTATTTTAAGAAGTTCTTCTACGTGGCGTACATGATGCTGCTCGCCATGATCGCCATCCCGCTGTGCGTGCTGAAGAGCGGCGGCAGGGACGTGGAGAACAtgcg GATCATCCGCTTTCTGGTCCGCCATGTGAAGTATTTCCTTGGTCTGCGCTTCGAGGTCAGCGGCTGGGAGCACCTGCAGACTGAGGGGCCCTACGTCATCATCTCCAATCACCAGTCGTCTCTGGACGTGcttg GTATGATGGAGGTGCTGCCGGACCGCTGCAGCACCATTGCCAAGAAGGAGCTGCTGTGGGCGGGCACCGTGGGCCTGGTCTGCTGGCTGGGTGGCATCGTCTTCATCAACCGCAAGAAGACCAGCGACGCCAAGAGTGTCATGGAGGACGCTGCCAAGACCATGCTGCACGACCAG ATACGTCTGTGGGTGTTTCCAGAGGGAACGAGGAATCAGAAGGGGGACATTTTGCCCTTTAAGAAGGGAGCGTTCCACCTGGCTGTGCAGGCCCAG GCGCCAATCATCCCTATGGTGTTCTCCTCCTACAGTAACTTCTACCTAcggaaagagaaagagttcaAATCAG GGACGATCACCCTGAAGATCCTTCCGAAGATCGACACGAAGGGCTTGACGTCGGCCGACGTGTCGTCGCTCTGCGACCGCTCCTACGCTCTGATGCGCTCCACCTTCCTGGAGATTTCCGGCCAGCCGCCTCAGAGCAACGGGCCGTCCAACCACTGA
- the egfl7 gene encoding epidermal growth factor-like protein 7: MYCAVLLSSLLFSLRASCTPQFYGHHGRRACGGSAGSSRVVTSTESFVQPVHTPYITMCPSHRLCSTYKTVYKVSFRQVTRTVPGSPFYPECCPGWRRLHSHNCNQAVCVQECVNGGSCMRPNHCACPLGWTGLYCQIDVDECRGSHGCAQQCLNSAGSYRCACLDGFHLEEDGRTCRRHPTPSPTPPPPPPPPATSKDAGGGGLVENVTEEVQILRNRVELLEQKLEMVLAPFSTLFPPEEGDKNGYLFDKTNFLSDETNFLSHSLRQLDRIDSLSEQVGFLEERLGTCSCQEN; the protein is encoded by the exons GAGGAGAGCGTGTGGGGGCAGCGCTGGCAGCAGTAGAGTGGTCACCAGTACGGAGTCCTTCGTCCAGCCTGTACACACCCCCTACATCACCATGTGCCCCAGCCATCGGCTCTGTAGCACTTACAa AACAGTATACAAGGTGTCCTTCAGGCAGGTGACCAGAACAGTGCCAGGCTCACCCTTTTACCCAGAATGCTGTCCGGGATGGAGGCGCCTGCATTCACACAACTGTAACCAAG cggtgtgtgtgcaggagtgtgtgaaTGGAGGATCCTGCATGAGGCCGAATCACTGTGCCTGTCCATTAGGCTGGACAGGACTCTACTGCCAAATAG ATGTGGACGAGTGTAGGGGGTCGCATGGCTGCGCTCAGCAGTGCCTGAACTCCGCGGGAAGTTACCGGTGTGCGTGCCTGGACGGATTCCACTTGGAGGAAGATGGACGGACGTGTAGGAGACACCCTACTCCCTCGCCAACGCCGCCaccgccgccaccaccacccgCCACCAGCAAGGATGCAG gtgGAGGTGGACTGGTGGAGAACGTTACAGAAGAGGTTCAGATCCTGAGGAACAGAGTAGAGCTACTGGAGCAG AAGCTGGAGATGGTTCTCGCACCGTTCTCCACTCTCTTCCCTCCAGAAGAGGGCGATAAAAACGGCTACCTGTTCGACAAAACCAACTTCCTGTCAGATGAAACCAACTTCCTGTCCCACTCGCTGCGGCAGCTGGACCGGATAGACTCCCTCAGCGAGCAGGTCGGCTTCCTGGAGGAGCGCCTCGGAACCT GTTCCTGTCAGGAGAACTAG